One genomic region from Bacillus sp. SLBN-46 encodes:
- a CDS encoding ATP synthase F0 subunit B, which translates to MGDFSLFGLPVSLGTMIYQAIIFTILVFILKKLVFKKMVDILEKRKHHIEKQLLLTEQYKQEAEQNLEASKVVLKQAKKEAREIRTYSENEAQLLIHDAKVEAKDIVKKAKEDTLLHHARPFSHSDQIKEGA; encoded by the coding sequence TTGGGCGACTTTTCATTATTCGGACTTCCAGTTTCTTTAGGGACCATGATTTATCAAGCTATCATTTTTACCATTCTTGTTTTTATATTAAAAAAATTAGTTTTTAAAAAAATGGTGGATATTCTCGAGAAGAGGAAACACCACATCGAAAAACAACTACTTTTAACTGAACAGTATAAGCAGGAAGCTGAACAAAACTTAGAAGCGAGTAAGGTCGTTCTTAAACAGGCAAAAAAAGAAGCCCGAGAGATCCGAACTTATTCTGAGAATGAAGCACAGCTACTTATACATGACGCTAAAGTAGAGGCGAAAGATATAGTAAAAAAAGCAAAAGAAGATACCCTTCTTCATCATGCCCGACCCTTTTCACACTCAGATCAAATAAAAGAGGGGGCATAA
- a CDS encoding DUF445 domain-containing protein, translating into MQKQKNKSQHLATISLAVMGVGFLATLPLQHSIWGMILQGGFEAGLVGGLADWFAVTALFRHPLGIPIPHTALLPKNRKRIIAGIISMLENDWLTKESIRSKIENIPFTEKLFALFHKEITSQGVKENLITLIQHFIMKIDSKKIAPMIEREIKEHLNKLDSKDYLPLLIDQVMVRKYDEKTLDYILKEIDEWAQKDSTKYRLGGMAVDAVENIKADGFMQFALKSFSSLVNEEKLGNIIQNLILKGVDSYRDPSNQNRQSLISHIHTKLHSIKHDEQLYGELNNLKTHLINKWEPQEQIIDLLNQFQKKGIDFVSEPTFFDDYLLPLIKNSLEQIEANPEKVSQLEGWIKSQISNFVDKNHEKIGKLVEENLEKLDDKTLIKMVETNVGKDLQWIRVNGAVCGFLIGLILVGIKAFF; encoded by the coding sequence ATGCAAAAACAGAAAAATAAATCACAGCATTTAGCAACAATTTCTCTTGCTGTGATGGGAGTAGGTTTTCTAGCTACCCTTCCATTACAGCATTCAATATGGGGTATGATTTTACAGGGAGGATTCGAAGCGGGTCTTGTAGGTGGTTTGGCTGACTGGTTCGCTGTGACTGCTTTATTCCGGCACCCATTAGGTATTCCCATTCCACACACAGCCCTTCTGCCCAAAAATCGAAAAAGAATTATTGCTGGAATTATCTCCATGCTAGAAAATGATTGGTTAACCAAAGAAAGTATAAGAAGTAAAATTGAGAACATTCCTTTTACTGAAAAACTATTTGCTCTTTTTCATAAAGAAATTACTTCACAAGGGGTCAAGGAAAATCTCATTACACTTATTCAGCATTTTATTATGAAAATCGATAGTAAAAAAATAGCACCAATGATTGAAAGAGAAATAAAAGAGCATTTAAATAAATTAGATAGTAAAGACTATCTTCCACTTCTGATTGATCAAGTGATGGTCAGAAAATATGATGAAAAAACGCTGGATTATATTCTAAAAGAAATCGACGAATGGGCTCAAAAGGATAGTACAAAATATAGGCTTGGCGGAATGGCAGTGGACGCCGTTGAAAATATTAAAGCAGATGGATTTATGCAGTTCGCTTTAAAATCCTTTAGCAGCCTTGTTAATGAAGAAAAGCTCGGTAATATTATTCAAAACCTTATCTTAAAAGGGGTTGATAGCTATCGGGACCCTTCTAATCAAAATAGACAATCGTTAATCAGTCATATTCACACCAAACTGCATTCGATAAAACATGATGAACAGTTGTATGGTGAACTAAATAACCTCAAAACACATCTTATTAATAAATGGGAGCCACAAGAACAAATAATTGATCTTCTAAATCAGTTTCAGAAAAAGGGCATTGATTTTGTTTCAGAACCTACCTTTTTCGATGACTACCTGCTTCCCCTTATAAAAAATAGTCTTGAGCAAATTGAAGCAAATCCAGAAAAGGTTAGTCAGCTTGAGGGATGGATTAAGTCGCAAATTTCTAATTTTGTAGATAAAAATCACGAAAAAATTGGCAAGTTGGTAGAAGAAAATTTAGAAAAGCTTGATGACAAAACACTCATTAAAATGGTGGAAACAAATGTCGGAAAAGACCTTCAATGGATCCGTGTAAACGGAGCTGTATGTGGATTTCTAATTGGACTAATATTAGTAGGAATTAAAGCCTTTTTCTAA
- a CDS encoding AtpZ/AtpI family protein — protein sequence MKHKFTKYLGRITENLEIGLEEKWIYVHYTKGSIEKTACLLKNENKSEEAYLEAFLEENKVSEEMRKEIKTFFKNGQSQRDKHWNESTNFLMKAVSLNMVFGIAIAISVFAGYKLGDLLDNRYDIYPVFTLIGIFLGIGVGGATVYSLVHKYFLTSQKNEVPEPKEEQIKDYPIIEVSIDEVRKAVRTFSDNLPKGAYRTILVKEDHSIDFNQLAPILGGVPSKNFYMSKETYDLFEENEKQIPIEMDIVQKAVDQYVKDHKEFPMLKFDPQHRVNYYQLLQDHYLKKAPEIQFYLTDLDGLITHIKPKKKNSSLS from the coding sequence ATGAAACACAAGTTCACTAAATATTTAGGTAGAATTACGGAAAACCTAGAAATTGGATTAGAAGAGAAATGGATTTATGTTCACTACACAAAAGGTTCTATTGAAAAAACAGCGTGTCTGTTAAAGAATGAAAATAAATCAGAGGAAGCATATCTTGAGGCTTTTCTTGAAGAAAATAAGGTGTCTGAGGAAATGAGAAAAGAAATTAAAACATTTTTTAAAAATGGACAGTCACAAAGAGATAAACATTGGAATGAATCCACAAACTTTCTAATGAAAGCAGTATCCTTGAATATGGTTTTTGGTATAGCAATTGCTATCTCCGTTTTTGCGGGCTATAAACTAGGTGATTTATTAGATAATCGTTATGATATCTACCCTGTATTTACTCTAATTGGTATTTTTCTAGGCATTGGTGTTGGTGGGGCTACCGTTTATTCATTGGTTCATAAATATTTTTTAACCTCACAAAAAAATGAGGTGCCTGAACCAAAAGAGGAACAAATTAAAGACTATCCCATTATAGAGGTTAGTATCGATGAAGTCCGAAAAGCGGTGAGAACCTTTTCGGATAATTTACCAAAGGGTGCCTACAGGACCATTTTGGTTAAAGAGGATCATAGTATCGACTTCAACCAACTTGCTCCCATCCTCGGAGGTGTCCCATCTAAAAATTTCTATATGTCTAAAGAAACTTATGATTTATTTGAAGAAAATGAAAAACAAATCCCCATCGAAATGGACATCGTGCAAAAGGCTGTTGACCAATATGTAAAGGACCATAAGGAGTTTCCTATGTTAAAATTTGATCCCCAGCACAGAGTGAATTATTATCAGTTATTACAAGACCACTATTTAAAGAAAGCACCCGAAATCCAATTTTATCTCACAGACCTAGATGGATTAATCACTCATATAAAACCAAAGAAAAAAAACTCCTCTCTATCTTGA
- a CDS encoding CGCGG family rSAM-modified RiPP protein has product MNKDWTKDLEHDEYEHDIDLIISDALLAIEETKAGCFVNLVTSAVFGNPVDYLQPLIQELYAEHVRIKFIDQCGCGGYVLRVWKLK; this is encoded by the coding sequence ATGAATAAAGATTGGACGAAGGATTTAGAGCATGATGAATATGAGCACGATATAGACCTGATTATAAGTGATGCATTATTAGCAATAGAAGAAACTAAAGCTGGTTGTTTTGTTAATCTAGTAACATCTGCTGTGTTTGGAAATCCGGTGGACTATTTACAACCCTTAATCCAAGAGCTGTATGCAGAACATGTGAGAATAAAATTTATTGACCAGTGTGGGTGTGGAGGGTATGTACTGAGGGTTTGGAAATTGAAATAA
- a CDS encoding 5'-nucleotidase, lipoprotein e(P4) family codes for MTITVFLGSCSYTKAQTVQGAPAKLHEQNTMSVLWFQQSGEAEALYYQGYNLGKLRLDDYLRKKKSHTSLKPAIVLDIDETILDNSPYLASFAVSGNGNPFDWSKWFNRAEAKPLPGALEFLKYADSKGIEIFYISNRFEAQKNATIKNLQMVGAPQADRDHVLLLQLGEKGKASRRQYVAKTHDIVLLFGDNLGDFSEFEGLSVTERIKETEKYKDFWGKKFIVLPNPMYGDWEEAIYNYDYRKTDEEKAKLRKENLETR; via the coding sequence ATGACAATTACAGTATTTTTAGGAAGCTGCAGCTATACGAAGGCCCAAACTGTCCAAGGGGCACCAGCCAAGCTACATGAACAAAATACTATGTCTGTATTATGGTTTCAACAATCCGGTGAAGCTGAAGCTTTATATTATCAAGGCTATAACTTAGGAAAATTAAGATTAGATGATTACTTAAGAAAAAAGAAGTCGCACACTAGCTTAAAGCCAGCTATTGTTCTGGATATCGATGAAACGATATTAGACAATAGTCCATACTTGGCTTCGTTTGCTGTTTCAGGGAATGGAAACCCTTTTGATTGGAGTAAGTGGTTTAACCGAGCAGAAGCCAAGCCCCTTCCCGGTGCACTTGAATTCTTAAAGTATGCAGATTCTAAAGGGATTGAGATATTTTACATATCAAACCGTTTCGAAGCACAAAAGAATGCAACGATTAAGAATTTACAAATGGTTGGTGCTCCACAAGCAGATAGAGACCATGTCCTTTTACTTCAACTAGGTGAAAAAGGGAAAGCATCAAGGCGCCAATATGTAGCCAAAACACATGACATTGTCCTATTATTTGGCGATAATTTAGGCGATTTTAGTGAATTTGAAGGATTATCCGTCACAGAAAGAATAAAGGAAACGGAAAAATACAAAGATTTTTGGGGGAAGAAGTTCATCGTTCTACCTAATCCAATGTACGGAGATTGGGAAGAAGCCATTTATAATTATGATTATAGGAAAACGGACGAAGAAAAAGCTAAACTTAGGAAAGAAAACCTTGAGACAAGATAG
- the atpB gene encoding F0F1 ATP synthase subunit A — protein sequence MEHTRPQITMFYLTFDLSILLTTTIAAIIVFLIAYLLTRNSSLHTPNKWQNLMEWIVEFVKDIMNNSIGNSNNLFILSTGVVLLMYLFISNLLGVPFLIVTAEDHPVSWWKSPTADAHVTMTLAIMIIAYTHFIDIRMKGFKHFALSFFKPFTLFFPINAVEQLATTLTLGLRLFGNIYAGEILLALLANAVNHGFIIAALASVPMLIWQAFCIFIGAIQAYIFVTLTMVYIAHRLT from the coding sequence TTGGAACATACGAGGCCACAAATAACAATGTTTTATTTAACGTTTGATTTATCCATTCTACTTACCACAACTATTGCTGCTATTATTGTTTTCCTCATTGCCTATCTATTGACAAGAAATTCTTCCTTACACACTCCTAATAAATGGCAAAATCTGATGGAATGGATTGTAGAGTTTGTTAAGGATATTATGAATAACTCAATTGGAAACTCTAACAATTTATTCATCTTATCCACTGGTGTAGTCTTACTAATGTATCTTTTTATTTCAAATCTTTTAGGAGTACCATTTTTAATTGTTACTGCTGAAGATCATCCTGTGTCTTGGTGGAAATCTCCAACTGCTGATGCACATGTAACCATGACACTGGCTATAATGATAATAGCTTATACACATTTTATTGATATCCGTATGAAGGGATTTAAGCATTTTGCTCTTAGCTTTTTCAAACCCTTTACATTATTTTTTCCTATCAATGCTGTAGAACAACTTGCAACAACCTTAACCTTAGGGTTACGCTTGTTTGGAAATATTTATGCAGGGGAAATCCTTCTTGCCCTGTTAGCAAATGCAGTAAACCATGGTTTTATTATTGCTGCTCTGGCATCTGTCCCTATGTTGATTTGGCAGGCATTTTGTATTTTTATTGGCGCGATACAGGCTTATATCTTTGTCACTCTAACAATGGTTTATATTGCTCACCGATTAACATAA
- a CDS encoding permease, which produces MFGITLPQSFLQMNTIFISILIEALPFVTLGVLISGIIQIFVTEEMIARIMPKNKILAVIFACFLGILFPSCECGIVPIVSRLVSKGVPISAGIAFMLTAPIINPVVLFATYIAFGSDWKIAIYRAIGAIVVSILVGILIAYGYKDSPFKEQFHHHHVHREKSLLKKIWQTLEHAVEEFFSMGKYLIIGSLIAAAVQTYVKTATLVSIGQGPVSSSFVMMTLSFILSLCSEADAFIASSFRTTFSTGSLLAFLVFGPMIDIKNLMMMLATFKKRLVFMIVTGVTVTVFLYSLLF; this is translated from the coding sequence ATGTTTGGAATAACATTACCGCAATCATTCTTGCAAATGAACACGATATTTATTTCAATACTGATTGAGGCACTGCCTTTTGTGACGCTGGGAGTTCTGATTTCTGGTATCATTCAAATTTTTGTTACAGAAGAAATGATAGCGAGGATTATGCCGAAAAATAAAATCCTAGCTGTCATTTTTGCTTGTTTTCTAGGGATTTTATTTCCATCATGTGAATGCGGGATTGTTCCCATTGTTAGTCGTTTAGTATCAAAGGGTGTACCTATCTCAGCCGGGATTGCTTTTATGTTAACTGCACCGATTATTAATCCTGTTGTTTTGTTTGCGACTTATATCGCATTCGGAAGCGATTGGAAAATTGCGATTTATCGTGCTATAGGGGCCATCGTTGTTTCCATTCTGGTTGGTATATTAATTGCCTATGGCTATAAGGATTCTCCATTTAAAGAACAATTTCATCACCATCATGTCCATCGAGAGAAGAGTTTGTTAAAGAAAATATGGCAAACACTTGAGCATGCAGTAGAAGAATTTTTCTCAATGGGTAAGTATTTAATTATAGGCTCCTTAATTGCTGCAGCCGTACAAACGTATGTTAAAACAGCTACACTTGTTTCAATAGGTCAAGGCCCAGTATCATCTTCCTTCGTGATGATGACACTATCATTTATTTTATCTCTATGTTCAGAAGCGGATGCCTTTATCGCGTCCTCGTTCAGAACGACTTTTTCTACAGGATCACTATTAGCCTTTTTAGTATTTGGACCAATGATCGATATCAAAAATTTAATGATGATGTTGGCAACATTTAAGAAACGGTTGGTATTTATGATTGTGACAGGCGTAACAGTTACCGTTTTTCTATACTCTTTATTGTTTTAG
- a CDS encoding MMPL family transporter, whose product MENYGNAVSGKKGRWIVLLAWLVLAAVLNVTLPQANSQKNEMAPNLEEETWSEQANKIAEKEFPASSGTPALLTWYRASGITDNDLSLIQQYTKEVTENPVSSQDTIVPFYQFPLPVLKEQLSKDGTTLILPLSFKKGADKEKIAEGIKQLKDKSASIFSTDPTKAKIKDANKLVLRVTGPAGIAQDATELFSQGDLSLLLGTVAIVLVLLLVIYRSPILAFIPLLGVGIAYGVISPILGGIGKAGWVVFDSQALSIMTVLLFGAGTDYCLFLISRFRSYLEVEKDKRAAMIRSLKGSSGAIAMSGLTVVFSLLVLLLSKYGAIHRFAIPFSVSILIMMIASLTLIPALLSIFGRVSFFPLIPRTTEMQEERARKKGKSIPVKRKKEGFGLKLGNFIIKRPKFLMTATILFLGVFALFSTKIQYTYDTLSSFPKDMPSREGFDLIAEHFNPGELAPVQVILQTDGKESSVKTGVEKLPYVAHVSDPNQGAQEQNIVSYNVELDVNPYSNEAMDYIPDLRKKIESIMKNDGIADTSKKVWIGGQTAVQFDTRQTTTDDAFVIIPIVIGIIALLLLVYLRSITSMLYLIGTVLLSYFSALGLGWVVLHYLFDVDAIQGFIPLYSFVFIVALGEDYNIFMISSIWKKSKEMPLLQAIKEGVAESGAVITSAGLILAGTFAILTTLPIQVLVHFGTITAIGVLLDTFIVRPLLVPALTVLLGKWAFWPSKRNLLAVERNTEK is encoded by the coding sequence ATGGAAAATTACGGAAATGCAGTCAGTGGTAAAAAAGGAAGATGGATTGTCCTTTTGGCTTGGCTCGTCCTTGCCGCTGTTCTAAACGTGACTCTTCCTCAAGCCAATTCGCAAAAGAATGAAATGGCACCAAATTTAGAGGAGGAAACTTGGTCGGAGCAAGCAAATAAAATTGCCGAGAAGGAATTTCCAGCAAGTTCAGGGACTCCTGCGCTCCTAACCTGGTACCGAGCTTCAGGGATTACAGACAATGATCTTTCACTTATTCAGCAATATACAAAGGAAGTAACGGAAAATCCAGTTTCATCCCAAGATACAATTGTTCCTTTTTATCAGTTCCCACTCCCTGTACTAAAGGAACAGTTATCTAAGGATGGAACAACACTCATTTTGCCCCTAAGCTTTAAAAAGGGAGCAGACAAGGAAAAGATTGCAGAAGGAATAAAACAATTAAAAGATAAATCAGCTTCGATATTTTCAACAGATCCAACGAAAGCAAAAATTAAAGATGCAAACAAGTTAGTTCTGCGGGTAACAGGTCCTGCCGGTATCGCACAAGATGCAACAGAGCTCTTTAGTCAGGGAGACCTTTCCCTACTTCTCGGAACAGTCGCTATTGTCCTAGTACTTTTATTAGTCATTTATCGCTCTCCTATTTTAGCTTTCATTCCTTTACTTGGAGTTGGTATTGCTTATGGTGTCATAAGCCCAATACTTGGTGGAATTGGTAAGGCAGGCTGGGTTGTTTTTGATTCACAAGCACTTTCTATCATGACCGTACTCCTTTTTGGAGCTGGTACAGATTATTGCTTATTTCTCATATCTAGATTCAGAAGCTATTTAGAAGTGGAAAAAGATAAACGTGCGGCAATGATTCGCTCCTTAAAAGGTTCGTCCGGAGCCATTGCTATGAGTGGTCTAACCGTTGTTTTTTCATTGTTAGTGTTATTGTTATCAAAATACGGTGCCATCCATCGTTTTGCTATTCCTTTTAGCGTATCCATATTAATTATGATGATTGCCAGCTTAACCTTGATTCCAGCCCTATTAAGCATTTTTGGCAGAGTCTCCTTCTTCCCGCTCATACCTCGTACAACAGAGATGCAAGAAGAACGGGCACGTAAGAAAGGAAAATCCATACCAGTAAAAAGAAAGAAAGAAGGGTTTGGATTAAAGCTTGGAAATTTCATTATTAAAAGACCGAAGTTTCTAATGACGGCTACCATTCTTTTTCTAGGTGTATTCGCTTTATTCTCAACTAAGATTCAATATACGTACGATACCTTATCTTCATTTCCAAAGGATATGCCATCAAGAGAGGGATTTGATTTAATTGCTGAGCACTTCAATCCTGGTGAGCTTGCCCCTGTTCAAGTGATCCTGCAAACAGACGGGAAAGAAAGTTCAGTTAAAACTGGTGTAGAAAAGCTGCCATACGTAGCACATGTCTCTGATCCAAATCAAGGAGCCCAGGAGCAAAATATCGTTAGCTACAATGTGGAATTAGACGTTAATCCATACTCAAATGAAGCCATGGATTATATCCCTGACCTCCGAAAGAAGATTGAATCTATCATGAAAAATGATGGTATTGCTGATACTTCTAAAAAAGTTTGGATAGGTGGTCAAACTGCCGTACAATTTGATACCAGACAAACGACAACAGATGATGCATTTGTTATCATCCCCATTGTTATTGGTATCATTGCCTTACTATTATTAGTCTATCTTCGTTCAATTACTAGCATGCTTTATTTAATAGGAACGGTTCTGTTGTCATACTTCAGTGCGCTTGGCCTTGGTTGGGTCGTTTTGCATTATCTATTTGATGTAGACGCAATCCAAGGATTTATTCCTCTTTATTCCTTTGTATTTATTGTCGCATTAGGGGAAGATTACAACATCTTTATGATTTCGAGTATTTGGAAAAAGAGCAAGGAAATGCCTCTGCTTCAAGCCATTAAAGAAGGAGTGGCTGAATCTGGTGCTGTAATTACTTCTGCGGGACTAATTCTCGCAGGAACTTTTGCCATTTTAACTACTCTGCCAATTCAAGTACTAGTCCACTTTGGCACAATCACAGCAATCGGTGTCTTGTTAGACACATTTATTGTTCGTCCATTACTAGTTCCTGCGCTTACGGTGCTACTCGGAAAATGGGCATTCTGGCCCTCCAAACGGAACTTGTTAGCAGTCGAACGGAACACAGAAAAATAA
- a CDS encoding TIGR03943 family putative permease subunit: MIRSLILIGFTYFLFHLHITGDINKYINMKYSYLSATAGYAMLVLTIVQIFMQNKEQSKEHECGHEHCGHNHAKEDKWYKKLIVYPIFAFPIISGLFFPIATLDSNIVKAKGFHFPIYDEGKGDSFMQQQFLRPDTSVYYGKDAYDVLMQKEKKKYINKETIVINDENYLKAMETIYNYSGDFLGKEIEFKGFVFKDSETVDKNQLFVFRFGVIHCIADSGVFGMLVDMPKGTNLKNDEWIRVKGEVSTIYYQPFKMNIPYLKVKEWSKTTAPKEQYVFRGY; encoded by the coding sequence ATGATAAGAAGTTTAATACTCATTGGATTTACTTATTTTTTATTTCATTTGCATATTACCGGAGATATTAATAAGTATATTAATATGAAATATTCCTATTTATCTGCAACTGCAGGTTATGCCATGTTGGTCTTAACAATTGTTCAAATATTCATGCAGAACAAGGAACAGTCTAAAGAGCATGAGTGTGGCCATGAACATTGTGGACATAATCATGCTAAGGAAGACAAATGGTACAAAAAGCTAATCGTTTATCCGATTTTTGCTTTCCCAATTATATCTGGACTTTTTTTTCCGATAGCCACACTTGATAGTAATATTGTAAAGGCGAAAGGATTTCATTTTCCTATTTATGATGAAGGAAAAGGGGATTCGTTCATGCAGCAACAATTCCTACGTCCTGATACGAGTGTTTATTACGGGAAAGATGCGTACGATGTGCTAATGCAAAAAGAAAAAAAGAAGTATATTAATAAAGAGACCATTGTTATCAATGATGAAAACTATTTAAAGGCAATGGAAACTATTTATAATTACTCAGGAGATTTCCTTGGGAAAGAAATAGAATTTAAAGGCTTTGTTTTTAAGGATAGTGAAACGGTAGATAAGAATCAGCTTTTTGTATTCCGTTTCGGAGTCATTCATTGTATTGCAGACTCAGGTGTATTCGGGATGCTTGTTGACATGCCAAAGGGAACTAACCTAAAAAATGATGAGTGGATTCGTGTAAAAGGAGAAGTCTCAACGATTTATTATCAACCCTTTAAAATGAATATTCCTTATTTAAAAGTTAAAGAGTGGTCAAAGACCACGGCTCCAAAAGAACAATACGTTTTTAGAGGATATTAA
- a CDS encoding TetR/AcrR family transcriptional regulator, with translation MSKMGKDFKHNDEINPKETYQIIIQTAERLFMEYGYRAVSTRQIADLCGITQPALYHHFKNKQTLYVAVIEHALHHTEKDLNGILTQFTAFEDRLAQITTYMMVHFEMDMSQMFHDMQHEISPEDQQRVHQLWVKGFLMPIVTMINDGVSNGEIKNPEEIDSTSTEMAFLILNIIKSILQPSNIGSLPKNEQTEMIKHKANLIVEIFLKGISR, from the coding sequence ATGTCTAAAATGGGTAAAGATTTTAAGCATAATGATGAAATAAATCCTAAAGAAACCTATCAAATCATAATCCAAACCGCCGAGCGTTTATTTATGGAATATGGATACCGTGCGGTGTCCACTCGGCAAATTGCTGACCTATGCGGCATAACCCAACCTGCTCTATACCATCACTTTAAAAACAAACAAACACTATATGTGGCAGTGATCGAGCATGCACTCCATCACACTGAAAAGGACTTAAATGGGATCTTAACTCAATTTACAGCCTTTGAAGATAGACTCGCTCAAATTACCACCTACATGATGGTGCATTTTGAAATGGATATGTCACAAATGTTTCATGACATGCAGCATGAAATAAGCCCTGAAGATCAGCAACGAGTTCATCAATTATGGGTAAAAGGGTTTCTAATGCCAATAGTTACAATGATTAATGATGGGGTCTCTAATGGAGAAATAAAAAATCCAGAAGAGATTGATTCAACTTCTACTGAGATGGCTTTTTTAATACTTAACATTATTAAATCCATCCTGCAGCCCTCAAACATTGGAAGCTTACCAAAGAATGAACAAACCGAAATGATAAAGCATAAAGCCAATCTCATTGTTGAAATTTTTTTAAAAGGGATTAGTCGTTAA
- a CDS encoding cytochrome-c oxidase, which yields MGIKFIKISVCYFVVGVCLGMFMSMTGKFDFTPVHVHINLLGWTAMTLAGLIYVAFPTAAETTLAKVHFWLHNIALPIMMIGLAFLVSGVEAAGPAVAVGGTLMVLGIILFAINILKNVKN from the coding sequence ATGGGCATAAAGTTTATTAAGATATCTGTCTGTTATTTTGTCGTTGGGGTATGTTTAGGCATGTTTATGTCAATGACTGGGAAGTTTGATTTTACTCCTGTTCACGTCCACATTAATTTATTAGGTTGGACGGCCATGACTCTTGCTGGACTTATTTATGTAGCTTTTCCAACAGCGGCGGAAACAACTTTAGCGAAGGTTCACTTTTGGCTCCATAATATTGCATTGCCCATCATGATGATTGGGCTCGCCTTCTTAGTATCTGGAGTAGAGGCTGCAGGACCTGCCGTTGCAGTCGGTGGAACCTTAATGGTATTAGGCATTATCCTTTTTGCTATTAACATCCTTAAGAATGTGAAGAACTAA